The stretch of DNA GTTAACAAAGTCTAAAATACTCTATATTAAGTTAATggtgaaaaaaatagaaattagtgaaatagtaaaattaaagaGCGATGCATTATTATAAATCAAGTTAGGTTCATTGATAAAAAAagctaaataaaaattgaaattaccaTCATTATCGGCAATTTTCTCTCATTTacttaaataacaaaattttctgACATACAATCCCTAAATTCTCAAGTTTCTGAGATTTGTATTGAGACTAATTTTCATTACCGTCAGGCTTCTCTTGTTTCTTAATCGGATAAGAGTATGTTCTCTCTAAAaccttctttttcttatattattgcTGTGAAATGCAACACAATATGATACATAATCGATTTGTAAGATACATTtcaattatgataattaaaaagatacGAATTCTTTTGgcttgaaatattaaaatattttgatagttttttattcagtattcatatatttttgtatactGCAATTTGCTGTGCAATTATGCAGATAATGCATCATGCATGctacaaaaaaattgacatgATATATGAAGAAATTGTTTTGTAAGcctaatattttgaattgataCATGCaattgtgtgtttttcactaatcATAACTATATCAACTTTGCATATTAAAGACAATGATTTGGGAACTAAAATCATGTCCAAAATTTGACTTAATCTCACATATTTTGATAAACATGTTATAAAATGTTCAATTTCACATTGAGATGTTTTTACAGCTAGAAAgctaattatattttctcacATATAAAATTTTCTACATAGTTTCCTAGACACTTCAAAGGAAAGAGTTTAATTTTGACATGGcaaagtaaattattattattattttgttattgtttaaGAATTTAATTTGTCTTTGCAGCTATACCAACAACTATTAATGATGCTTTGtcacattattatttattgttatattatttatatagttCACATTTCATATGGTCATCGCAttcaagttaaaatatattatgttaaataatgttattaGGTATGCTTGATTATTTATAATCTTATAGAGTAACATCATTAAATTTAACTTCGCTCACTATCATtacaaaaggagaaaaaaaatctatgagGTTTATAGTTATCTTCACTTGTTATAATTtgaccaattttattttttattattttttatgtttattgtgGTTAAGGTTTTGAGCAGGTGAAAATGAGAAGCCAGAAAACAGAAGAAGAAaggattgaaaaaataattcgAAGTCTTCTAAAACTTCCCGAAAATAAAAGATGCATCAACTGCAATCTTTTGGTATGAAATTACACTTGGATTGTTACTTAAAATTTACTATTAACTATTCTTCAtgactaaataatttttacgcATACAAATTAAATGTGACATTGTTGAAGGTTAATCATAGCATATTGaaatgtgattttaattttgGGAGTAACTCAACTATGCATCGAAGGAAAAACCTTTttgcttttattattaaattatttttatttgttaaatatgtacatgtatgtatgtatgtacatCCAACATTTTCAGATGACACTATATAACATAACATACTATTCTTATGAATCAGGGACCACAATATGTGTGCACAACTTTCTCCACATTTGTCTGCACAAATTGCAGTGGGATACAGTAAGCATATAGAAATCATTTTCCTCCGTTTTTGTTTCTTGCAGAGTGATGCCCTAGATGGATTTGAATATAGATTTTCTATGATCATGTGcacactatttttttcaaagaggttgcttaaaatttttctattatagacAAAAACAGTATTTTCAGAGGCACTAAAACTTGATACGTATAAATTTTCAAGGATTAAAAGCAAAATTAATCTttgatattttatcattattgttcaTAGTTATTTCTGTGAACTTAGTGTGATTTATGATGAATTACAGTCGAGAGTTTACTCACAGAGTAAAATCTGTCTCGATGGCTAAATTTAGTCCAGAAGAAGTCTCTGCTCTTCAAGCTGGTGGAAATGAGGTATGCATGCATAACACCATGCatttttcttctcaaatttCAAGCCACTCTCAAACACATAACATAATTTTCCATTCACAGAGAGCAAATCAGATTTTTCTCAAAGAATGGGATCCTCTTCGCAATTCTAAACCAGATTCTAGTAATATACAGAAACTGCGAGAATTCATCAAGTTTGTGTATGTGGAAAGAAAATACACTGGAGAAAGTAGCACTAGCACTCTTTCTAGGATTAGATTGGTAACTTTTGTGTACTCTTCCACATGATATTTGTCATGACTTTAGCAGCAAAAAATGACTGAAAATGAGTTCATTTTGGTGTGTTTTTTAGAGTGAGAAGGAGCCTAAGAGAAGTGGTTCATTTCGTTTAGAGTTCAGAACTCCACATTCAAGTCCTGGTCCTACTCCAAGAAGTGATGACAAGAATTTGAGATATTTGTACGATGAAAGCAGAAGCCCTAGATATGCTCAAAGGTATTCAAGAAATGGTGGCCAGATCAGAAGTCCTATACAAATTGAAGTTGTTGATGACAGGTACAAAGATGATGAACGTAGAAATAGAAGACTTGCAAATATAGAAGCAAAGATGAAGAAAAATTCAAGTGATGATCTCAAGAAAGTTGAAAACCCCCAACTCCCTGTTATTGCAGCGCCTTTGGGTGATGTATCAAAGGAGAAAGCTCAACCCCTACAAGTAGGTTAACCTCCTCAAACTCAAAATTGTTGGATTTGGATTCTCTGTTCGGTTTTGATGTGCTATTTCTCAGCTGTACCTTCAAAATACACCGTATCCATGGACATTGATATTGACTTTTAcagtattttaaaaagaattttaaaatagtgtATTTTTGAAAACACACCAGAAGACGACATAAAAAAACTCAGTAGAGAATTGTTTCTTGAACTAAAAATTGTTTCTTGCCTCTGAAATGCAGTTTTATGAACTTATATTACCACTTAATCTGAATCTTTgacaaatttgaatttgatagaTCAAACCTCCTGGTGGCAAGGTTTCTGTTGAGAAAAAACCATCTgagcaaaaaaataataatccagaaacaccaccaccacctatAGCACAACCAAATGAAAATAACTGGGCCATATTTGAAGCTTCAACAGAGGACAATGTTCCTAAAACTCCACCAAACACAAGAACCTCTTATCCTTCTACAGAAAAGGCACCATCAACAAAAAATCCTATAGACCTTTTACTTTCTGAATTGTCAGGTCCTGTGACTCCAATGAATGGTGGCATGCCACAAGTTCCAAGTAGTGTTA from Vigna unguiculata cultivar IT97K-499-35 chromosome 8, ASM411807v1, whole genome shotgun sequence encodes:
- the LOC114194797 gene encoding probable ADP-ribosylation factor GTPase-activating protein AGD14, producing MRSQKTEEERIEKIIRSLLKLPENKRCINCNLLGPQYVCTTFSTFVCTNCSGIHREFTHRVKSVSMAKFSPEEVSALQAGGNERANQIFLKEWDPLRNSKPDSSNIQKLREFIKFVYVERKYTGESSTSTLSRIRLSEKEPKRSGSFRLEFRTPHSSPGPTPRSDDKNLRYLYDESRSPRYAQRYSRNGGQIRSPIQIEVVDDRYKDDERRNRRLANIEAKMKKNSSDDLKKVENPQLPVIAAPLGDVSKEKAQPLQIKPPGGKVSVEKKPSEQKNNNPETPPPPIAQPNENNWAIFEASTEDNVPKTPPNTRTSYPSTEKAPSTKNPIDLLLSELSGPVTPMNGGMPQVPSSVNNDPTTTTVQNAITWDFPPTSAGKTTASSNNTSVWPCTSTPATEPAQPSNEAPPHTEVCHAHNPSSVQYLPSVSVGFSSTTQPSNSSVIDVASNNKPSVTPSEKDPSWSFTEQPSQTTSNPTQETKSDPSKVENKASGRHEIPENLFTPSYLSGQAPLPNWQNVQPSGMGYGMQYYHNAVPPSAISNSPMSMNPFDLTDSRNLTHVSSLPSITSVRGAPQALSSPRTALMHTASMGSLVSQSPSYTSPVMGVYFDQVDNQQKPPRPQRAESFNGDITSFGSVDPLQHSNRTFTTCKSSISLSNARGNPFD